A part of Pirellulales bacterium genomic DNA contains:
- a CDS encoding alpha-N-arabinofuranosidase, with amino-acid sequence MLKSIITACLATALGCISSDWAAAQSATKSQMATVTLHLDQAKTRIAPEIYGQFAEHLGHCIYGGIWVGEDPSIPNTRGIRNDVVAALKNIHVPVVRWPGGCFADEYHWKDGIGPRDQRPKMINTHWGGVVESNAFGTHEFLDFCEQVGCQPYICGNVGSGSVEEMMQWVEYMTSDADSPMANLRRKNGRDKPWKLKYFAVGNESWGCGGNMTPEYYSDEFRRYNTFIKNYDQANKIYRVAGGPNSGDYHWMEVLMKNAAKFMQGISLHYYTLPTGNWDHKGSATDFEEPAYHATLVNAFKMEEMLTKHSAIMDQYDPNKRIGLVVDEWGNWYDAEPGTNPGFLYQQNSLRDALTAAVNLDLFQAHADRISMANIAQMINVLQAMILTDKEKMILTPTYHVFDMYKVHQGANLIPLEVKTADYELNDKKVPAVHVTASKDKDGKIHISLVNLDANRPATVSMKVPQGSSVNSGTVLTSAKLSDHNTFDHPDVVKPAGFSGTKIDGENLTVDMPSKAIVVLELQ; translated from the coding sequence ATGTTGAAGTCGATCATCACCGCTTGTCTGGCAACTGCGCTGGGTTGCATTTCGAGCGATTGGGCTGCCGCGCAAAGTGCTACGAAGAGCCAAATGGCAACCGTCACGTTGCACTTGGACCAGGCGAAAACGCGCATCGCCCCAGAAATTTACGGCCAGTTCGCCGAGCACCTGGGGCATTGCATTTACGGCGGCATTTGGGTTGGCGAAGATCCCTCCATTCCCAACACCCGCGGCATTCGCAACGACGTGGTGGCGGCGCTCAAAAACATTCACGTGCCGGTGGTGCGTTGGCCGGGCGGATGTTTCGCGGACGAATACCACTGGAAAGACGGCATCGGCCCGCGCGACCAGCGCCCGAAAATGATTAACACACACTGGGGCGGCGTCGTGGAAAGCAACGCCTTCGGCACGCACGAGTTCCTGGATTTTTGCGAGCAAGTGGGTTGCCAGCCGTATATTTGCGGCAACGTGGGAAGCGGCAGCGTGGAGGAAATGATGCAATGGGTCGAGTACATGACCTCTGATGCCGACAGCCCCATGGCCAACTTGCGCCGCAAAAATGGGCGCGATAAGCCTTGGAAGCTGAAGTACTTTGCCGTCGGGAACGAATCGTGGGGTTGCGGCGGCAACATGACGCCGGAGTATTACTCCGACGAATTTCGCCGCTACAACACGTTCATCAAAAATTACGATCAGGCCAACAAAATTTACCGGGTGGCCGGCGGCCCCAACAGCGGCGATTACCATTGGATGGAAGTGCTGATGAAAAACGCCGCGAAGTTCATGCAAGGCATTTCGCTGCATTATTACACGCTTCCCACGGGCAATTGGGACCACAAAGGCTCGGCCACCGATTTTGAAGAGCCGGCCTATCACGCCACGCTGGTCAACGCGTTCAAAATGGAGGAAATGCTCACCAAGCACTCCGCCATTATGGATCAGTACGATCCCAACAAGCGCATCGGCCTGGTCGTCGACGAATGGGGCAATTGGTACGACGCGGAGCCAGGCACAAATCCGGGCTTTCTGTATCAGCAGAACTCACTGCGCGATGCGCTCACGGCGGCCGTGAATTTAGATTTGTTCCAGGCGCATGCCGACCGCATTTCGATGGCCAACATTGCGCAAATGATTAACGTGCTGCAGGCGATGATTTTAACGGACAAGGAAAAAATGATCCTGACACCGACGTACCATGTGTTCGACATGTACAAAGTGCACCAAGGGGCAAACTTGATTCCTCTGGAAGTGAAAACGGCGGACTACGAACTGAACGACAAAAAAGTGCCGGCGGTTCATGTCACGGCTTCCAAAGATAAAGACGGTAAAATTCATATCTCACTGGTGAATTTAGATGCCAACCGCCCGGCGACCGTCAGCATGAAAGTGCCGCAAGGGAGCAGTGTCAATTCCGGCACGGTGCTGACTTCGGCGAAACTGAGCGACCACAACACGTTTGACCATCCCGACGTGGTGAAGCCGGCCGGATTCAGCGGGACGAAAATCGACGGTGAGAATTTAACGGTCGACATGCCGTCGAAAGCGATCGTGGTGCTGGAATTGCAATAG
- a CDS encoding ABC transporter permease, producing the protein MKKELGIFLLLAVVCTVTAVLKPLFLSEANLTNLANSIGQYGVFSIGMGFVIITGGIDLSVGSMLALVGVVLAIALRDWGWPWPLAVLLALIIPMALGWVHGFLITRMDLQPFIVTLCGLLIYRSMARWITHDGTPGFGNKDNFATLRFLVFGKLFQRIDPASGEITFGGIPTPFVILVVVAVVSWIALHRSVYGRYLFAVGKNEEAARFSGINTRRVIASSYILAGLLTGISAVMFAFYTNQVTPSLHGTFYEVYGIAAAVLGGCSLRGGEGSILGIVIGTTLLQVLRNLVVMLGIESSLEWAVMGVVILVGVLADQMLQKRAKKRLAVQRT; encoded by the coding sequence ATGAAAAAAGAACTTGGCATTTTTTTGCTACTGGCGGTGGTTTGCACGGTGACGGCAGTTTTGAAGCCGTTGTTCTTGTCTGAGGCGAACTTGACGAATTTGGCCAATTCGATTGGCCAATATGGCGTATTCAGCATCGGCATGGGGTTTGTCATTATCACCGGCGGCATCGATTTGTCGGTGGGCTCGATGTTGGCTTTGGTAGGCGTCGTGCTGGCCATTGCGCTGCGCGATTGGGGATGGCCTTGGCCGCTGGCGGTGCTATTGGCCCTGATCATTCCCATGGCCTTGGGCTGGGTGCATGGTTTTTTAATCACGCGGATGGATCTGCAACCGTTCATTGTGACACTGTGCGGCCTGTTGATTTATCGGAGTATGGCGCGGTGGATTACTCACGATGGAACGCCCGGCTTTGGCAACAAAGATAATTTTGCCACGCTGCGATTTTTAGTGTTCGGGAAGCTGTTTCAGCGGATCGATCCGGCTTCGGGCGAGATAACCTTCGGCGGAATTCCAACGCCGTTTGTCATTTTGGTGGTTGTGGCCGTTGTGTCTTGGATTGCGCTGCACCGTAGCGTGTATGGGCGATATTTATTTGCCGTGGGGAAAAACGAGGAGGCGGCGCGGTTTTCCGGAATTAACACGCGGCGGGTGATTGCCAGCAGTTACATTTTGGCGGGGCTGTTGACAGGTATTTCGGCAGTCATGTTTGCTTTTTACACGAACCAAGTAACCCCTTCGCTGCACGGCACCTTTTACGAGGTTTACGGCATTGCCGCGGCGGTGTTGGGAGGTTGCAGCTTGCGCGGCGGCGAGGGTTCGATTTTGGGAATCGTCATTGGGACGACCCTGTTGCAGGTGTTGCGAAACCTGGTGGTCATGTTGGGAATTGAAAGTTCGCTGGAATGGGCCGTGATGGGCGTGGTGATTTTGGTGGGCGTACTGGCCGACCAAATGCTGCAAAAACGGGCCAAGAAGCGCCTGGCTGTGCAGCGGACCTAG
- a CDS encoding L-fucose/L-arabinose isomerase family protein: MNTLGLIVGNRGFFPDHLCATGREAVLKVLAAQDINVVALPTDATKFGVVESLEDARKCADLFRANAEKIDGVLVTLPNFGDERAVANTLRWANLGVPVLVHAFDDVPGTMTIKDRRDAFCGKMSACNNLRQYNIPYSLTGLHTVDPARPEFTEDVRRFTATCRVVKKFKNARVGAIGARPGAFNTVRYSEKILEHHGITTETLDLSEVLGWTRKLADDDPAVKAKMAAIKSYTNTANVPEGPLVKMAKLGVVIEKWSNEQQLIGTAIQCWTSLEEFYGVVPCTIMSMSSNSLIPSACETDVTGLIGMLALTAAAGKPAALLDWNNNYGTDPNMGVVFHCSNLPKDFFSSQKMDYQEIIAGTVGKENTFGTIVGKIAPGPFTYCRVSTDDLTGKIRTYVGEGTFTDDKLNTFGGYGTFRVERLQELLQFICRNGFEHHVAATKVSVGEAVYDAMSTYLKWDVYRHV, encoded by the coding sequence ATGAATACTTTGGGCTTGATTGTCGGCAATCGAGGTTTTTTTCCCGATCATTTGTGTGCCACCGGGCGGGAAGCCGTGCTGAAAGTTCTAGCAGCGCAAGATATCAACGTGGTGGCACTTCCGACCGATGCCACGAAGTTCGGCGTGGTTGAATCGCTGGAAGATGCCCGCAAGTGCGCCGATTTGTTTCGGGCCAACGCCGAAAAGATTGACGGCGTGTTGGTTACGCTGCCGAACTTCGGCGACGAACGTGCCGTGGCCAATACACTGCGGTGGGCTAACTTGGGCGTGCCGGTGCTGGTGCATGCCTTTGACGACGTGCCGGGCACCATGACCATTAAAGACCGCCGCGATGCCTTTTGCGGAAAAATGTCGGCCTGTAACAATCTGCGGCAGTACAACATTCCGTATTCGCTCACGGGTTTGCACACAGTCGATCCCGCCCGGCCGGAATTTACAGAAGACGTGCGCCGCTTCACGGCCACTTGCCGCGTGGTGAAAAAGTTCAAAAACGCGCGGGTGGGGGCCATCGGCGCGCGGCCCGGGGCGTTTAACACCGTTCGCTACAGCGAGAAAATCTTGGAGCATCACGGCATTACGACCGAGACGCTCGATCTCTCGGAAGTGTTGGGCTGGACCCGCAAACTGGCCGATGACGATCCGGCGGTAAAAGCCAAAATGGCGGCGATCAAAAGCTACACCAACACGGCCAACGTGCCGGAAGGCCCGCTGGTGAAAATGGCCAAGCTGGGCGTGGTGATTGAAAAATGGTCGAACGAGCAGCAGCTCATCGGCACGGCCATTCAATGCTGGACTTCGCTAGAGGAGTTTTACGGCGTGGTCCCCTGCACCATCATGAGCATGTCATCGAACAGCCTGATTCCCAGCGCGTGCGAAACCGACGTTACCGGGCTGATTGGCATGTTGGCGCTAACGGCCGCTGCTGGCAAGCCCGCCGCGCTGTTGGATTGGAACAACAACTACGGCACCGATCCGAACATGGGCGTGGTGTTTCACTGCTCCAACTTGCCCAAGGATTTTTTCAGCAGCCAGAAGATGGATTACCAGGAGATCATCGCCGGCACGGTGGGCAAGGAAAACACGTTTGGCACGATTGTCGGGAAAATTGCCCCCGGGCCGTTCACGTATTGCCGTGTGTCGACCGACGATTTAACCGGAAAAATTCGCACGTATGTGGGCGAGGGCACGTTCACCGATGACAAGCTGAATACCTTTGGCGGTTACGGCACCTTCCGCGTGGAGCGGCTGCAAGAATTGCTGCAGTTTATTTGCCGCAATGGTTTTGAACACCACGTGGCGGCCACGAAAGTTTCCGTCGGCGAAGCAGTGTACGACGCCATGAGCACGTATTTGAAGTGGGATGTATATCGGCACGTTTAA
- a CDS encoding sugar ABC transporter ATP-binding protein, producing MVQISHAGAEGAVAESPAPLLSMRGISKRFPGVVALDQVSLDVNPSEIVALCGENGAGKSTLMKILGGVHQPDAGEIQLAGQTVCINSVNDAMRLGVAFIHQELNVLDNLDVAANIFLGREPRWGGPLQLIDRRRIHADAAPLMNRLGLQVSTSTRLNRLPIAQQQMVEIAKALSLNARLIIMDEPTSSLTLQETDRLLELVVELRKQRVSVVYISHRLAEVNRIADRVVVLRDGKNAGQLGHGEISHDRIVNLMVGREIKNFYVESHAQKTPGYLQVRKARSGRYPKQSVSFDAAQGEILGIAGLVGAGRSEIAQAMVGLDRQGRAEVSIAGRRLQIRRPKDAISHGIYLVPEDRRGTGLVTAMSVRENITLASLDNFSSMLLINRQRERKTTQEQIESLKIKTPGPEALVMNLSGGNQQKVVLGKWLCMSPKVMILDEPTRGIDVGAKAEIYRLMRALADQGAVILMISSDMEEILHVSDRVAVMHEGQITGVLARADCNEQNIMQLAVGRSVAGAQPAFAN from the coding sequence ATGGTGCAAATATCCCATGCCGGCGCGGAAGGCGCTGTTGCCGAAAGCCCTGCCCCGCTGCTTTCCATGCGGGGCATTTCCAAGCGTTTTCCAGGCGTGGTGGCGCTGGATCAAGTCAGCCTCGACGTCAACCCCAGCGAAATTGTTGCGCTGTGCGGCGAAAACGGGGCTGGCAAAAGCACCCTGATGAAAATTCTTGGCGGCGTGCATCAGCCCGATGCTGGAGAAATTCAACTCGCCGGTCAAACGGTTTGCATCAACAGCGTGAACGATGCCATGCGGCTGGGCGTGGCCTTCATTCACCAAGAGCTGAACGTGCTCGACAACCTGGATGTGGCGGCCAACATTTTTTTGGGGCGCGAGCCGCGCTGGGGTGGCCCGCTGCAACTGATCGATCGCCGCCGCATTCACGCCGACGCCGCCCCGCTGATGAATCGCTTGGGGTTGCAAGTTTCCACTTCCACGCGGCTCAACCGCCTGCCGATTGCCCAGCAGCAAATGGTGGAAATTGCCAAAGCGCTGTCGCTGAACGCCCGGCTAATCATTATGGACGAGCCCACTTCGTCGCTCACGCTGCAAGAGACCGATCGGCTGTTGGAGCTGGTTGTGGAGTTGCGCAAGCAACGTGTGAGCGTGGTGTATATTTCGCACCGGCTGGCGGAGGTGAATCGAATTGCCGACCGGGTGGTGGTGCTGCGCGACGGGAAGAACGCCGGGCAGCTGGGCCACGGGGAAATCAGCCACGACCGGATTGTGAATTTGATGGTCGGCCGCGAAATCAAGAATTTTTATGTTGAATCGCACGCCCAAAAAACGCCCGGCTATTTGCAGGTTCGCAAGGCCAGGTCCGGCCGGTATCCCAAGCAAAGCGTGTCATTCGATGCGGCCCAAGGAGAAATCTTAGGCATCGCCGGGCTGGTTGGCGCGGGCAGGTCGGAAATTGCGCAGGCCATGGTGGGGCTGGATCGCCAAGGTCGTGCGGAAGTTTCGATTGCCGGCCGGCGGCTGCAAATTCGCAGGCCGAAAGATGCTATTTCGCACGGCATTTACTTGGTGCCGGAAGACCGCCGCGGCACAGGGTTAGTGACAGCGATGAGTGTGCGCGAGAATATCACGCTGGCTTCGCTGGATAATTTCTCTTCCATGCTTCTCATTAACCGGCAGCGCGAACGCAAAACCACGCAAGAACAAATTGAATCGCTCAAAATCAAAACGCCCGGCCCGGAAGCGCTGGTGATGAATTTAAGCGGCGGCAATCAGCAAAAAGTGGTGCTGGGAAAATGGCTGTGCATGAGTCCCAAGGTGATGATATTGGACGAGCCTACCCGCGGCATCGACGTGGGAGCCAAGGCGGAAATTTATCGGCTGATGCGGGCTTTGGCCGACCAAGGCGCGGTGATTTTGATGATTTCCAGCGACATGGAAGAAATTTTGCACGTCAGCGACCGGGTGGCCGTGATGCACGAAGGACAAATTACCGGGGTGCTTGCGCGGGCCGATTGCAACGAGCAAAACATTATGCAGTTGGCGGTCGGCCGCAGTGTGGCCGGCGCGCAGCCGGCATTTGCAAATTGA
- a CDS encoding beta-L-arabinofuranosidase domain-containing protein, which translates to MKMRVIKWPASALLAAGMLLAGWAIARQVFMEQAAQAQDGGGRNRNGLPPLIDPNTDLVNLAPVAVPSTSFASGDQTILAINDGVNPRRSSEHYGNWPQGGTQWVEYTWPKPISTNKADVYWYVDGRGLHLPKASRLKYFDGEKYIDVPGAKGLGVEAETWNETTFDEITTNKIRLEFEAAGGRDISTGITEFRVFDSGKSPQFPPMVKAGPDRVVMLGGKTYLRGGIKQIAHNSDEAAAEKITWSKASGPGEVTFEDAANPMTTATFSTLGDYTLKLSASLAGGDDLTSSDTLHVQVLPPASAPHLEPVYTLPYKVNSPLWSDRLKTLIANWIPHCCLEISDLDLPQGGIANLIEAGKKLRGEPAKLHVGYPFSNAWVYNTLEAMCLAQMVDAQGDEQISQAQEAMRDKIEEWIPIILAAQEPDGYLQTRFTLGTPQDRGNPPEHWSSRGRSEHEGYVAGYFLEAAISHYNMTGGKDRRLYDAAKKLADCWCDNIGPAPKKAWYDGHQEMEQALVRFARMVDHVEGVGKGDKYTQLARFLIDSRRGGTQYDQSHLPAVQQYEAVGHAVRAGYFYSGMADIAMMTHDIDYQSAVCSICDNIVNKKYYLTGGIGSGETAEGFGGNYSLPNNAYCESCSGTAELFFQYKMNLTYQDAKYADLFEETLYNAILGDIDLEGKNFYYDNPLETAGTPVPRDPQRLQGFRVPWHACPCCVSNISRTLLLLPTWMYATGPDSIYVNLFAGTTVDVGPVAGTDVQLVQATNYPWDGKVTIVVNPHEEKEFSIHIRSPQREISELYTCTPECDGITSLAVNGKKILSPDMQNGYAVITRQWQPGDKIEFVLPMKAQRVKASQRIAADRGRVALRYGPLIYNFEAADNHGMGNNNLPTLKADAALRTEWQPHFLDGVVVIKTKSAEGGNLLAIPNYVRNNRGGHSAVWIRDGAVDETAQQ; encoded by the coding sequence ATGAAAATGAGGGTAATCAAATGGCCAGCCAGCGCGCTGCTGGCGGCCGGCATGCTGCTTGCCGGGTGGGCAATTGCTCGGCAAGTGTTCATGGAGCAAGCGGCGCAGGCACAAGATGGCGGCGGACGCAATCGAAACGGATTGCCGCCGCTGATCGACCCCAACACCGACTTGGTCAATCTGGCGCCCGTCGCCGTGCCATCTACTTCGTTTGCCTCCGGCGATCAAACGATTTTGGCCATCAACGACGGCGTCAATCCGCGCCGCTCCAGCGAGCATTACGGCAACTGGCCGCAAGGCGGCACGCAGTGGGTGGAATACACCTGGCCCAAGCCGATCAGCACAAATAAAGCCGACGTGTATTGGTATGTAGATGGCCGCGGCCTGCATTTGCCCAAAGCCAGCCGGTTGAAGTACTTCGATGGAGAAAAATACATCGATGTGCCAGGCGCCAAAGGCTTGGGCGTGGAAGCCGAAACATGGAACGAAACCACATTCGACGAAATTACAACGAACAAAATTCGCCTGGAGTTTGAGGCCGCCGGCGGTCGTGACATTTCCACCGGCATTACCGAGTTCCGCGTGTTCGATTCGGGCAAATCGCCCCAATTTCCGCCCATGGTCAAAGCAGGTCCGGATCGTGTGGTCATGCTGGGGGGCAAAACTTATTTGCGCGGCGGCATTAAACAAATTGCTCACAACAGTGACGAGGCCGCGGCGGAAAAAATTACTTGGAGTAAGGCGTCTGGCCCCGGCGAGGTAACCTTCGAAGATGCTGCCAACCCCATGACCACGGCCACGTTTTCCACGCTGGGCGATTACACCCTGAAGCTGAGCGCCAGTCTGGCCGGTGGCGATGATCTGACTTCCTCCGACACATTGCACGTGCAGGTGCTGCCTCCGGCCAGCGCCCCGCATTTGGAGCCGGTTTACACCTTGCCTTACAAAGTGAACAGCCCCTTGTGGAGCGATCGGCTGAAGACCCTGATCGCGAACTGGATTCCGCACTGTTGCTTGGAAATTTCGGATTTGGATTTGCCGCAGGGAGGCATTGCCAACTTGATCGAAGCGGGCAAAAAGCTTCGCGGCGAGCCGGCCAAGCTGCACGTAGGCTATCCGTTTTCCAACGCTTGGGTGTACAACACGCTGGAGGCGATGTGCTTGGCGCAAATGGTCGACGCGCAAGGGGACGAGCAAATTAGCCAAGCGCAGGAGGCCATGCGCGACAAAATCGAGGAGTGGATTCCCATCATCCTCGCGGCGCAAGAGCCGGACGGTTATTTGCAAACACGGTTCACGCTGGGCACGCCGCAAGATCGCGGCAATCCGCCGGAGCATTGGAGTTCGCGCGGCCGGAGCGAGCACGAAGGTTATGTGGCCGGCTATTTTCTGGAAGCGGCCATTTCGCACTATAACATGACCGGCGGCAAGGACCGCCGCTTGTACGACGCCGCGAAAAAGCTGGCCGATTGCTGGTGCGATAACATCGGCCCGGCGCCGAAAAAAGCGTGGTACGACGGACATCAGGAAATGGAGCAGGCGCTGGTCCGCTTTGCGCGGATGGTCGATCACGTGGAAGGCGTGGGCAAGGGAGATAAATACACCCAGTTGGCGAGATTTTTGATCGATTCCCGCCGCGGCGGCACGCAGTACGATCAAAGCCATTTGCCTGCCGTGCAGCAATACGAAGCCGTCGGCCACGCCGTGCGGGCCGGATATTTTTATTCCGGCATGGCCGACATTGCCATGATGACGCACGACATCGATTACCAAAGCGCGGTCTGTTCCATTTGTGACAACATTGTCAACAAAAAGTATTATCTCACCGGGGGCATCGGCTCGGGCGAAACCGCGGAAGGCTTCGGCGGAAATTATTCGCTGCCCAACAACGCGTATTGCGAATCTTGCTCCGGCACGGCCGAGCTGTTCTTTCAATATAAAATGAACTTGACCTACCAGGACGCCAAGTATGCTGATTTGTTCGAAGAAACGCTGTACAACGCCATTTTGGGCGACATCGATTTGGAAGGGAAGAATTTTTATTACGACAATCCTCTGGAAACGGCGGGCACCCCGGTGCCACGCGATCCGCAGCGTCTGCAAGGCTTCCGCGTTCCCTGGCATGCGTGTCCGTGCTGCGTGAGCAACATTTCCCGCACCCTGCTGTTGCTTCCCACGTGGATGTACGCGACCGGGCCTGACAGCATTTATGTGAACCTGTTTGCGGGCACGACGGTGGATGTGGGCCCGGTGGCCGGCACCGACGTGCAACTGGTGCAAGCGACGAATTATCCGTGGGACGGCAAAGTAACCATCGTGGTGAATCCGCACGAGGAGAAGGAGTTTTCCATCCACATTCGCTCTCCACAACGCGAAATCAGCGAGCTGTACACCTGCACGCCGGAATGCGATGGCATTACGTCGCTGGCGGTGAACGGGAAAAAAATATTGTCGCCCGACATGCAAAACGGCTACGCAGTCATTACTCGCCAGTGGCAGCCGGGAGACAAAATTGAATTCGTGCTGCCGATGAAAGCGCAGCGGGTGAAGGCCAGCCAGCGGATTGCCGCCGATCGCGGGCGGGTAGCGCTGCGTTACGGACCGTTGATTTATAACTTCGAAGCGGCTGACAACCACGGCATGGGAAACAACAATTTGCCCACCTTGAAAGCCGATGCGGCATTGAGGACGGAATGGCAGCCGCATTTTTTGGATGGCGTGGTGGTGATTAAAACCAAGTCCGCCGAGGGCGGAAACCTGTTGGCAATTCCGAATTACGTTCGCAACAATCGTGGCGGCCATTCCGCCGTATGGATTCGCGACGGCGCCGTGGATGAAACAGCACAGCAATGA
- a CDS encoding ribulokinase, whose translation MPHYTIGLDYGTGSVRAVLVNTTGEEVAASVFDYPHGVAGVVISDRDPNLARQHPRDYEAGAEAAVKGVLKEGREKKGVKPEEIIGIGVDTTGSTPLPVDAGGMPLAFDKRFENDVNALAWLWKDHTSHAEAEEITATGSKQHPEYLAKIGNRYSSEWFWAKILHCARVAPAVFDAAASWVEIADWIPALLCGTVSSGDGTLQPNKVRRGVCAAGHKAFFNARWGGYPDVEFLKALDPRLEKVRKSLPEKVYTVADAAGALSETWAERLGLKAGIPVAVGAFDVHLGAVGSGIAPGTLVKIMGTSTCDLAIVPTSEKIADVPGICGIVDGSVLPGFYGLEAGQSAVGDIFNWFVNVLQPGGTTEADHAKLSKAAAALRPGESGLLVLDWHNGNRTVLVDQRLTGLIVGLTLHSSPAEIYRALIEATAFGARVIMERYEEYGCPAKRIVNGGGIAAKNPLAMQIYADAMGRPLSVTRSQQTCALGSAIAGAVVAGKKAGGFDNFADAIAAMASPADRTFTPQPAAVAVYNKLYKLYRRLHDSFGVAGHNDMLGDMMKELLNIRDAVKRG comes from the coding sequence ATGCCTCACTACACCATCGGGCTCGATTACGGCACCGGTTCCGTGCGGGCCGTATTGGTAAACACCACGGGCGAGGAAGTCGCGGCCAGCGTGTTCGATTATCCGCACGGCGTGGCCGGCGTGGTGATTAGCGACCGTGATCCAAATTTAGCCCGGCAGCATCCGCGCGATTACGAAGCCGGAGCCGAAGCTGCGGTGAAAGGCGTCCTGAAGGAAGGGCGCGAAAAAAAAGGTGTCAAGCCCGAGGAGATTATCGGCATTGGTGTCGATACGACGGGGAGCACGCCGTTGCCGGTGGATGCTGGCGGGATGCCGCTGGCGTTCGACAAACGCTTTGAAAACGATGTCAATGCGCTGGCGTGGCTGTGGAAAGATCACACCTCGCATGCTGAGGCGGAGGAAATTACCGCCACGGGAAGCAAGCAACACCCGGAATATCTGGCGAAAATCGGCAATCGCTATTCGTCGGAATGGTTCTGGGCGAAAATTTTGCACTGTGCCCGAGTGGCGCCGGCGGTGTTCGATGCCGCGGCCAGTTGGGTGGAAATTGCCGATTGGATTCCGGCCCTGCTGTGCGGCACTGTATCATCCGGCGACGGCACGCTGCAGCCGAACAAAGTGCGGCGCGGAGTTTGTGCTGCCGGGCACAAAGCATTTTTCAACGCCCGCTGGGGTGGCTATCCCGATGTGGAATTCCTCAAGGCGCTGGATCCGCGATTAGAAAAAGTGCGCAAATCGCTACCCGAAAAAGTTTACACCGTGGCCGATGCCGCCGGCGCGCTCTCAGAAACATGGGCCGAGCGCCTCGGTTTGAAAGCCGGCATTCCCGTCGCCGTGGGAGCGTTCGACGTGCATTTGGGCGCCGTCGGCTCAGGCATTGCGCCGGGCACGCTCGTGAAAATCATGGGCACTTCCACCTGCGATTTGGCGATTGTTCCCACCAGCGAAAAAATTGCCGACGTGCCGGGCATTTGCGGCATTGTCGATGGTTCCGTGCTGCCGGGATTTTATGGTTTGGAAGCGGGGCAATCGGCCGTGGGGGACATTTTCAATTGGTTTGTGAATGTACTGCAGCCGGGTGGCACAACCGAGGCCGATCATGCCAAGCTTTCCAAAGCGGCGGCGGCGCTGCGGCCGGGAGAATCGGGCCTCTTGGTGCTCGATTGGCACAATGGCAATCGCACGGTGCTGGTCGATCAACGATTGACGGGACTGATTGTGGGGCTCACGCTCCATTCCAGCCCGGCGGAAATTTATCGCGCACTGATCGAAGCCACGGCGTTTGGGGCCCGCGTGATTATGGAGCGCTACGAAGAATACGGCTGCCCGGCCAAGCGGATTGTAAACGGCGGCGGCATCGCAGCGAAAAATCCGCTGGCCATGCAAATTTACGCCGACGCCATGGGCCGGCCCCTTTCGGTCACCCGCAGCCAGCAAACCTGCGCGCTGGGATCGGCTATTGCCGGAGCCGTGGTGGCCGGAAAGAAAGCGGGCGGTTTCGATAACTTTGCCGACGCCATTGCCGCTATGGCCAGCCCGGCCGATCGTACATTTACCCCGCAACCGGCCGCCGTGGCGGTTTACAACAAGCTGTACAAGCTGTATCGCCGGCTGCACGATTCTTTCGGCGTGGCCGGGCATAACGACATGCTGGGTGATATGATGAAGGAATTGTTGAACATTCGAGACGCGGTGAAGCGGGGATGA